The following are encoded together in the Streptomyces flavofungini genome:
- the gap gene encoding type I glyceraldehyde-3-phosphate dehydrogenase, with the protein MTVRIGINGFGRIGRNVFRAAAARGADLEIVALNDLGDVSTMAHLLAYDSVLGRYPGEVTAEPAGIRVGGATVRVLAERDPAGLPWGDLGVDVVIESTGVFTAAAKARAHVEGGAKKVIIAAPADGEDATVVLGVNEDTYDPERHTVISNASCTTNCLALLAKVLHDAVGIESGMMTTVHAYTQDQNLQDAPHNDPRRARAAALNIVPTSSGAAKAIGLVLPELQGRLDAFSLRVPVPTGSVTDLTVTTTRATTVEEVNAAYAEAAAGPLKGLLTATDAPLVSTDITGDPASCVFDAGLTRVLGPQVKVVGWYDNEWGYANRLVDLALLVGGRL; encoded by the coding sequence ATGACTGTGCGCATAGGCATCAACGGCTTCGGCCGGATCGGCCGCAATGTCTTCCGGGCGGCGGCCGCCCGCGGCGCCGACCTGGAGATCGTCGCCCTGAACGACCTCGGTGACGTGTCCACCATGGCTCATCTGCTCGCGTACGACTCCGTTCTCGGCCGCTACCCCGGCGAGGTCACCGCCGAGCCCGCAGGCATCCGCGTCGGCGGCGCGACCGTGCGGGTCCTGGCCGAACGCGACCCCGCCGGCCTGCCCTGGGGTGACCTCGGCGTGGACGTGGTCATCGAGTCCACCGGCGTGTTCACCGCGGCGGCGAAGGCGCGGGCGCATGTGGAAGGCGGCGCGAAGAAGGTCATCATCGCCGCCCCGGCCGACGGCGAAGACGCGACGGTCGTGCTCGGCGTGAACGAGGACACGTACGACCCCGAGCGCCACACCGTCATCTCGAACGCCTCCTGCACCACCAACTGCCTCGCCCTGCTGGCCAAGGTGCTGCACGACGCCGTCGGCATCGAATCCGGAATGATGACCACCGTCCACGCCTACACCCAGGACCAGAACCTCCAGGACGCCCCGCACAACGACCCGCGCCGGGCACGTGCCGCAGCCCTCAACATCGTCCCCACCTCCAGCGGCGCGGCCAAGGCCATCGGCCTGGTACTGCCCGAACTCCAGGGCCGCCTCGACGCGTTCTCGCTGCGGGTGCCCGTCCCCACCGGCTCGGTCACCGATCTGACCGTCACGACCACGCGCGCCACCACGGTCGAGGAGGTCAACGCCGCGTACGCGGAGGCCGCCGCGGGCCCGCTCAAGGGCCTGCTCACGGCCACCGACGCCCCGCTCGTCAGCACCGACATCACGGGCGACCCGGCCTCCTGCGTCTTCGACGCCGGGCTCACGCGCGTCCTGGGCCCACAGGTGAAGGTGGTCGGCTGGTACGACAACGAATGGGGGTACGCGAACCGGCTCGTCGATCTGGCGCTCCTCGTGGGCGGCAGGC
- a CDS encoding MarR family winged helix-turn-helix transcriptional regulator yields MDDSMKNSRIVKNGVDGSLDVEAFAAAVENFNRFYIRLPVLEKLSFTTLSVLDTLAFGDGPLRLSDLARSEQVSQPGITQLVTRLERDGLVERRPDPSDGRAVLVHITEAGRRIGRSRHQDRTRHLAPLIAQLTPEQRQSITEALPALTRLAELGRARR; encoded by the coding sequence GTGGACGACAGCATGAAGAACAGCAGGATCGTGAAGAACGGCGTCGACGGCAGCCTGGACGTGGAGGCCTTCGCCGCCGCCGTCGAGAACTTCAACCGCTTCTACATCCGCCTGCCGGTCCTGGAGAAGCTGTCCTTCACCACGCTGTCGGTCCTGGACACCCTCGCCTTCGGGGACGGCCCGCTGCGCCTGAGCGACCTGGCCCGCAGCGAGCAGGTCAGCCAGCCCGGCATCACCCAGCTCGTCACCCGCCTCGAACGGGACGGCCTGGTCGAGCGCCGCCCCGACCCGAGCGACGGGCGCGCCGTCCTCGTCCACATCACCGAGGCCGGACGCCGCATCGGCCGGTCCCGGCACCAGGACCGGACCCGGCACCTGGCCCCCCTCATCGCCCAACTGACGCCCGAGCAGCGGCAGTCCATCACCGAGGCCCTGCCCGCCCTGACCCGCCTGGCCGAACTCGGGCGCGCCCGGCGGTGA
- a CDS encoding ATP-binding protein, with amino-acid sequence MLRSPGEQRTYREWKRDAPTSAAQARELAREFMTAVGCHDERHRDAVLVVVSELVTNALRYAHGVTGFRLSRHDRGLTVSVHDAGTQPPRTVPLDPGSPGGFGLHLVRGLTEGGVRVEWRPGGKNVWATVPQPRAENP; translated from the coding sequence ATGTTGCGCTCCCCAGGAGAGCAGCGGACGTACCGGGAGTGGAAGCGGGACGCGCCGACATCGGCGGCGCAGGCCCGTGAACTGGCGCGGGAGTTCATGACAGCTGTCGGCTGCCACGACGAGAGACACCGTGACGCCGTGCTCGTCGTGGTGTCGGAGCTGGTGACCAACGCCCTGCGGTACGCCCACGGGGTGACCGGCTTCCGCCTCAGTCGGCACGACCGGGGCCTCACCGTGTCGGTCCACGACGCCGGGACCCAGCCACCGCGGACCGTGCCACTGGACCCGGGCAGCCCCGGTGGCTTCGGCCTCCATCTGGTCCGCGGCCTCACCGAGGGCGGCGTGCGGGTGGAGTGGCGCCCCGGAGGCAAGAACGTCTGGGCGACGGTGCCGCAGCCGCGCGCCGAGAATCCGTGA
- the abc-f gene encoding ribosomal protection-like ABC-F family protein yields the protein MRDRAHSTLPTAVPAVAQLSVKSVTKSYGTRTVLDQVSFTVRPGEKAAVIGENGSGKSTLLRLLATAETPDAGEVTVRFPGGTGHLAQILDLDADRTVQDAVDLALADLRAMERGLRAAEESLADASEEELAAYGELLIAYEERGGYEADARVDAAMHGLGLARVTRERLLGSLSGGEQSRLALACVLAAAPELLLLDEPTNHLDAAAVRWLEEHLRAHRGTVVAVTHDRGFLERIATTILEVDRDECTVRRYGDGWAGYRAAKAAARRGAEQRYADWVEEVARTEELLEAAGRRLATTGRDPKQGFGKHRRSSEAKLAGQVRSARERLQWLRRNPVAEPPVPLRFTTALPSAVGGRGGPVGGALAELDDVRVGDRLHLEGLLAIEPSGRLLVTGENGAGKTTLLRVLAGDLRPDAGTARRPARTGYLPQELPAHATRLTLLAAFATGRPGLPDEHAEQLLSLGLFREQDLHVPVAALSVGQRRRLQLATLVTRPTDLLVLDEPTNHIALDLVEDLLTALAAYPGAVVAVSHDRDFRTRFEGERLELHAGRRR from the coding sequence ATGCGCGACCGCGCTCATTCCACCCTGCCCACCGCCGTCCCCGCTGTGGCGCAGCTGTCCGTCAAGTCCGTCACCAAGTCGTACGGCACCCGGACCGTCCTCGACCAGGTCTCCTTCACCGTCCGGCCGGGCGAGAAGGCAGCCGTCATCGGGGAGAACGGCTCCGGCAAGTCCACGTTGCTGCGGCTGCTCGCCACGGCCGAGACGCCGGACGCCGGGGAGGTCACCGTCCGCTTTCCGGGCGGCACCGGCCACCTCGCCCAGATCCTCGACCTCGACGCGGACCGCACCGTGCAGGACGCCGTCGACCTGGCCCTGGCCGACCTGCGCGCCATGGAGCGCGGGCTCCGCGCCGCGGAGGAGTCCCTCGCCGACGCCTCCGAGGAGGAACTCGCCGCGTACGGCGAGCTGTTGATCGCCTACGAGGAACGCGGCGGATACGAGGCGGACGCCCGCGTGGACGCCGCCATGCACGGGCTCGGCCTCGCCCGGGTCACCAGGGAGCGCCTGCTCGGCTCCCTGTCCGGCGGCGAGCAGTCGCGCCTCGCGCTCGCCTGTGTCCTGGCCGCCGCCCCCGAACTGCTGCTCCTGGACGAACCGACCAACCACCTCGACGCGGCGGCCGTGCGCTGGCTCGAGGAGCACCTGCGCGCCCACCGCGGCACCGTCGTCGCGGTCACCCACGACCGCGGCTTCCTGGAGCGCATCGCCACCACGATCCTGGAGGTCGACCGGGACGAGTGCACCGTGCGCCGGTACGGCGACGGCTGGGCCGGCTACCGCGCCGCGAAGGCGGCTGCCCGGCGCGGAGCGGAGCAGCGGTACGCGGACTGGGTGGAGGAGGTCGCCCGCACGGAGGAGTTGCTGGAGGCCGCGGGCAGGCGGCTGGCCACCACCGGTCGCGACCCGAAGCAGGGCTTCGGCAAGCACCGCCGCTCCAGCGAGGCGAAGCTCGCCGGTCAGGTGCGCTCGGCGCGGGAGCGCCTTCAGTGGCTGCGGCGCAACCCGGTGGCGGAGCCGCCGGTACCGCTCAGGTTCACGACGGCGCTGCCCTCGGCGGTCGGCGGCCGCGGCGGCCCGGTCGGGGGCGCGCTCGCCGAGCTCGACGACGTACGGGTCGGGGACCGGCTGCACCTGGAGGGGCTCCTGGCCATCGAGCCCAGCGGGCGCCTGCTCGTCACGGGCGAGAACGGAGCGGGCAAGACGACGCTGCTCCGGGTCCTCGCGGGCGACCTGCGGCCGGACGCGGGCACGGCCCGCCGCCCCGCCAGGACCGGCTACCTCCCCCAGGAGCTGCCCGCGCACGCCACCCGGCTGACGCTGCTCGCCGCATTCGCCACCGGGCGGCCAGGGCTGCCGGACGAGCACGCCGAACAGCTCCTGTCCCTGGGCCTGTTCCGGGAACAGGACCTGCACGTCCCCGTCGCCGCACTGTCCGTGGGGCAGCGACGGCGGCTGCAGCTCGCGACCCTGGTGACCCGGCCCACGGACCTCCTCGTCCTCGACGAGCCGACCAACCACATCGCACTGGACCTGGTCGAGGACCTCCTGACGGCGCTCGCGGCGTACCCGGGAGCGGTGGTCGCGGTCTCGCACGATCGCGACTTCCGTACGCGCTTCGAAGGCGAGCGGCTGGAATTGCACGCGGGCCGCCGGCGCTGA
- a CDS encoding RNA polymerase sigma factor SigF, producing the protein MGVRRPTVSGIRSARAEACAEQELPLIEAPSAVEPHNARVLSRQFFDRLAVLEEGTHDYQYVRNTLIEMNLSLVRYAASRYRGRGDDMEDIVQVGTIGLIKAIDRFDLSREVEFATFAVPYIVGEIKRFFRDTSWAVHVPRRLQEARIELVKATEELATRLDRDPTTAELAELMSLSEEEVVEARKASNGYTSTSLNAALLMGGGNDEGEAALADFIGEEDAAYELVEDFNSLAPLIDELSDRDREIIHMRFVEELTQGEIGDRLGVSQMQVSRLLKSILSRLRTGLVPAGV; encoded by the coding sequence ATGGGTGTACGCAGGCCGACAGTGTCCGGGATCCGTTCGGCGCGGGCCGAGGCCTGCGCGGAGCAAGAACTGCCGCTGATCGAAGCGCCGTCGGCCGTGGAGCCGCACAACGCACGCGTGCTGTCCCGGCAGTTCTTCGACCGCCTCGCCGTTCTCGAAGAGGGCACGCACGACTACCAGTACGTGCGCAACACCCTGATCGAGATGAACCTCTCGCTCGTGCGCTACGCCGCCTCGCGCTACCGGGGCCGTGGCGACGACATGGAGGACATCGTCCAGGTCGGCACGATCGGCCTGATCAAGGCCATCGACCGGTTCGACCTGTCGCGCGAGGTGGAGTTCGCCACCTTCGCCGTCCCCTACATCGTCGGCGAGATAAAGCGCTTCTTCCGCGACACCAGCTGGGCCGTGCACGTGCCGCGCCGACTCCAGGAAGCCCGCATCGAACTGGTCAAGGCCACCGAGGAGCTGGCGACCCGCCTCGACCGGGACCCGACCACCGCCGAGCTGGCCGAGCTGATGTCCCTGTCCGAGGAAGAGGTCGTCGAGGCCCGCAAGGCCTCCAACGGCTACACCTCCACGTCCCTGAACGCCGCGCTGCTCATGGGCGGCGGCAACGACGAGGGCGAGGCGGCCCTCGCCGACTTCATCGGCGAGGAGGACGCCGCGTACGAGCTCGTCGAGGACTTCAACAGCCTGGCCCCCCTCATCGATGAACTCTCCGACCGCGACCGGGAGATCATCCATATGCGCTTCGTGGAGGAACTGACCCAGGGCGAGATCGGCGACCGCCTCGGCGTCTCCCAGATGCAGGTCTCCCGTCTCCTCAAGAGCATCCTCAGCCGCCTGCGCACGGGCCTGGTCCCGGCCGGCGTCTGA
- a CDS encoding cobalamin B12-binding domain-containing protein, with translation MTPTVTTPEERVAPWAAALWHAVLAGDESSAADTAHAALQDGLDAECVLLDVIGAVQRRVGEEWAVNHLTVAQEHAATAINERVIAALSRAPGEPPAPYRHDVTPAAHRRGGPPGTHRRGEPPGNSPPGPRAPSGPPARARITVACVDGEWHALPARLLAEVLTLRGWRVDFLGAQVPTAHLIAHLHHTRADAVALSGSLATRLPTAHAAISACRAAGVPVLAGGAAFGPGGRHAELLGADLWAGDARTAAARLSETSLRRPTGTPFADEPLKHLLDQEYTLIRRSAPQLVRATLHGLRARFPALRDYTEAQYQHTADDVAQIVAFLAAALYVDDPDLFASFGRWTAAVLAARHVPVESLLHALDVLRTEARDFPRAAAMLREAHEAVRTSPDGAGE, from the coding sequence ATGACACCCACGGTCACCACCCCCGAAGAGCGAGTCGCCCCCTGGGCCGCCGCCCTGTGGCACGCGGTCCTGGCCGGCGACGAGTCCTCCGCCGCCGACACCGCCCACGCCGCGCTCCAGGACGGCCTCGACGCCGAATGCGTCCTCCTGGACGTGATCGGCGCCGTACAGCGGCGCGTCGGTGAGGAATGGGCCGTCAACCACCTGACCGTCGCCCAGGAACACGCCGCCACCGCCATCAACGAACGCGTCATCGCGGCACTTTCGCGAGCGCCCGGCGAGCCTCCCGCCCCGTACCGGCACGACGTGACCCCGGCCGCTCACCGGCGTGGCGGACCTCCCGGCACCCATCGGCGCGGCGAGCCCCCGGGCAACTCCCCACCCGGCCCCCGAGCACCGTCCGGCCCACCCGCGCGAGCCCGCATCACCGTCGCCTGCGTGGACGGCGAGTGGCACGCCCTGCCCGCCCGGCTGCTCGCCGAGGTCCTCACCCTGCGCGGTTGGCGCGTCGACTTCCTGGGCGCTCAGGTCCCCACCGCGCACTTGATCGCCCATCTGCACCACACCCGAGCCGACGCGGTGGCCCTGTCCGGCTCCCTCGCGACCCGGCTGCCCACCGCCCACGCGGCGATATCCGCCTGCCGGGCCGCCGGTGTGCCCGTCCTCGCCGGTGGTGCCGCCTTCGGGCCCGGCGGCCGCCACGCCGAACTGCTCGGCGCCGACCTCTGGGCGGGGGACGCCCGCACCGCCGCCGCGCGGCTCTCCGAGACGTCACTGCGACGCCCGACCGGCACCCCGTTCGCCGACGAACCGCTGAAGCACCTCCTCGACCAGGAGTACACGCTGATCAGGCGCTCGGCGCCCCAACTCGTGCGCGCGACCCTCCACGGCCTCCGCGCCCGCTTCCCCGCCCTCCGTGACTACACCGAAGCCCAGTACCAGCACACCGCCGACGACGTCGCCCAGATCGTCGCGTTCCTCGCCGCCGCCCTGTACGTCGACGACCCCGACCTGTTCGCCTCCTTCGGGCGCTGGACCGCCGCCGTCCTCGCCGCACGCCACGTACCGGTGGAGTCGCTGCTGCACGCGCTGGACGTCCTGCGCACCGAGGCCCGCGACTTCCCGCGCGCCGCCGCGATGCTCCGCGAGGCGCACGAGGCGGTGCGGACCTCTCCGGACGGGGCGGGGGAGTGA
- a CDS encoding ATP-binding protein — protein MTHSSDVTAREAARAVMASCPLCDRTTLQGAWRPTAGDGPALLTVDADGCGIGAARRAARAYAAVRCPAVDAADVALVVSELCTNSFRHATGWWRLRLHGHRDGLIADIDDASEQLPVPRLPDTRDGTGGMGMLLVAMLTTTLDVYAYSGGKTVRVTWKAPRG, from the coding sequence ATGACGCACTCCTCGGACGTGACCGCGCGGGAGGCGGCCCGCGCCGTCATGGCGTCGTGCCCGCTGTGCGACCGGACGACGCTTCAGGGGGCGTGGCGCCCCACGGCCGGAGACGGCCCCGCACTGCTCACGGTCGACGCCGATGGCTGCGGCATCGGCGCCGCCCGCCGGGCCGCCCGCGCCTATGCCGCCGTACGCTGCCCCGCCGTCGACGCCGCCGACGTGGCGCTCGTCGTGTCGGAGCTGTGCACCAACTCCTTCAGGCACGCCACGGGTTGGTGGCGGCTGCGGCTGCACGGGCACCGCGACGGCCTGATCGCAGACATCGACGACGCCAGCGAACAGCTGCCCGTGCCGCGCCTGCCCGACACCCGCGACGGCACCGGAGGCATGGGCATGCTGCTCGTCGCCATGCTGACGACCACGCTCGACGTGTACGCGTACTCCGGCGGGAAGACCGTCCGCGTCACCTGGAAGGCGCCGCGCGGCTGA
- a CDS encoding STAS domain-containing protein yields the protein MVAVIGEMDVEYEPDIELALEATPLTLRLVLDLTRLEFADSTLLNVLIRAHRRRDLRILGPMPAQLRELMRVTGTLGYFHVCDSLEEACAP from the coding sequence GTGGTCGCGGTGATCGGTGAAATGGATGTCGAGTACGAGCCGGACATCGAACTCGCCTTGGAGGCAACGCCCTTGACGCTCCGTCTGGTGCTCGACCTGACCCGGCTCGAGTTCGCGGACTCCACGCTCCTGAACGTCCTGATCCGCGCGCACCGCAGACGCGATCTGCGGATCCTCGGACCGATGCCCGCGCAACTGCGCGAACTGATGCGGGTGACGGGCACGCTCGGGTACTTCCACGTGTGCGACTCGCTGGAGGAGGCGTGCGCGCCATGA
- a CDS encoding PP2C family protein-serine/threonine phosphatase: MRRDTRTPRQQPTAQAVNAALQSAPWPLLLAGADGRVRWVNSAATALLPGVGAGAFLARHAPSWLADAHARRDREAAGAVAGRALRASSAAADDAEGVLWWLRDDPAPHTTPQTERARFLADVSDELFARLDPQECRGSTARLAARHLADAAVVVGAGRGARPPVAAARRDGEVTHGRLPGDPADVPGLAEALQGFPPVPARWLDPAAVPPWMVGGAFEGWGRGEGAGSSAGPASSAGPEPSGGSGPSGDSGSSGGAAAPDRSRPPAGSGSPGLPDSSGVPGRSMAPGALMVTPLPGHGTPLGALVLMRRAGAEPFTEHDEALARLFSARAAAALSAATLHAEQAAVTELLTQDTLRPGPRRLDGVEYAVGHRPADGELGVSGDFVDISAAPEAGGETHVALGDVCGKGLEAAALAGKIRTTLRALHQLEPDHQRLLRALNTALLGTDHSRFATLVLASVRRRGSAVALRLTSAGHPPPLIVRRAGDVLAAPTHGTLIGALPEVFTQTYETTLRPGEACLMYSDGVTEAKGGPLGTDQFGEERLRAALAECAGQPPEAIAERVQMLVADWLGGRRHDDIGLVVIAVPRRRTHRGPRRVSQA, translated from the coding sequence GTGAGGCGAGACACCAGGACCCCGAGGCAGCAGCCCACCGCGCAGGCGGTGAACGCCGCCCTGCAGTCCGCGCCGTGGCCCCTTCTCCTGGCTGGAGCCGACGGACGCGTCCGGTGGGTCAACTCCGCGGCGACCGCCCTGCTCCCCGGCGTCGGAGCGGGCGCCTTTCTGGCGCGGCACGCCCCGTCCTGGCTCGCCGACGCGCACGCGCGCCGTGACCGCGAGGCAGCCGGGGCGGTGGCCGGTCGCGCGCTGCGGGCTTCCTCCGCCGCCGCGGACGACGCCGAGGGTGTCCTGTGGTGGCTGCGCGACGATCCCGCCCCGCACACCACGCCGCAGACCGAGCGCGCCCGCTTCCTCGCCGACGTCTCCGACGAGCTGTTCGCCCGCCTCGACCCCCAGGAGTGCAGGGGGAGTACGGCCCGCCTCGCCGCGCGGCACCTGGCCGACGCGGCCGTGGTCGTCGGCGCGGGCCGGGGCGCACGCCCTCCGGTGGCCGCCGCCCGCCGCGACGGAGAGGTCACGCACGGACGGCTCCCCGGTGACCCCGCCGACGTACCGGGTCTCGCGGAGGCGCTGCAGGGTTTCCCGCCCGTGCCCGCGCGGTGGCTCGACCCGGCCGCTGTGCCGCCGTGGATGGTGGGCGGGGCCTTCGAGGGGTGGGGGCGCGGGGAGGGGGCGGGGTCCTCGGCGGGGCCGGCATCCTCGGCGGGCCCGGAGCCCTCGGGTGGCTCGGGCCCGTCGGGTGATTCGGGCTCCTCGGGTGGTGCGGCCGCCCCGGACAGGTCGCGGCCGCCCGCGGGCAGCGGCTCACCGGGCCTCCCCGACTCCAGCGGCGTGCCCGGCCGTTCGATGGCCCCGGGCGCGCTCATGGTCACACCGCTGCCGGGGCACGGCACGCCCCTCGGCGCGCTCGTCCTGATGCGCCGTGCCGGGGCGGAGCCCTTCACCGAGCACGACGAGGCCCTCGCCCGCCTCTTCTCCGCCCGCGCCGCGGCCGCCCTGTCCGCCGCGACCCTGCACGCCGAGCAGGCCGCCGTGACCGAACTGCTCACCCAGGACACGCTCCGCCCCGGACCGCGCCGCCTGGACGGCGTCGAGTACGCGGTCGGACATCGCCCCGCGGACGGCGAACTCGGCGTCAGCGGCGACTTCGTCGACATCAGCGCCGCGCCCGAGGCCGGCGGCGAGACCCACGTCGCCCTCGGCGACGTCTGCGGCAAGGGCCTGGAGGCCGCCGCCCTCGCCGGGAAGATCCGCACCACGCTGCGCGCCCTGCACCAGCTCGAACCGGACCACCAGCGGCTCCTGCGCGCCCTGAACACAGCCCTGCTCGGCACGGACCACAGCCGCTTCGCGACGCTCGTGCTCGCCTCGGTCCGCCGTCGCGGCAGCGCCGTCGCCCTGCGGCTTACCAGCGCCGGGCATCCGCCGCCGCTCATCGTCCGGCGCGCCGGCGACGTGCTCGCCGCCCCGACCCACGGCACCCTCATCGGCGCCCTGCCCGAGGTGTTCACGCAGACGTACGAGACGACGCTGCGCCCCGGAGAGGCCTGCCTGATGTACTCCGACGGCGTCACCGAGGCCAAGGGCGGACCGCTCGGGACCGACCAGTTCGGCGAGGAGCGTCTGCGGGCGGCGCTCGCGGAGTGCGCGGGGCAGCCGCCGGAGGCGATCGCCGAGCGGGTGCAGATGCTCGTCGCCGACTGGCTCGGCGGGCGCCGCCACGACGACATCGGCCTGGTGGTCATCGCCGTACCGCGTCGGCGTACCCACCGCGGCCCCCGTCGTGTGAGCCAGGCGTAA
- a CDS encoding calcium-binding protein, translating into MRHRTRVAMLGSALAVAAAGFAAPGAVAAPSGDVTIDKVVVNGGSPIVLGTTAGKTFTVSVTASDDSGIESADLTLFGGGAGHALPQGNPKCVAKSPTTSTCTAKFTLDPDTDFFDNGPAGTWYVDALVTANDIDTILAEKAGSFKVQRQAKLTVNASPEPIKKGKTLTVTGALTRANWETGKYAGYTGQSAKLEFKKKGTTTYTAVKTVKTGNKGNLKTTVKASVDGSYRWTFAGNTTTSSVKATGDAVDVI; encoded by the coding sequence ATGCGACACCGCACTCGCGTCGCCATGCTCGGCTCGGCCCTCGCCGTGGCGGCGGCGGGCTTCGCGGCGCCCGGCGCCGTGGCCGCGCCGTCCGGCGACGTCACGATCGACAAGGTCGTCGTGAACGGCGGCAGCCCGATCGTGCTCGGCACCACCGCAGGCAAGACCTTCACCGTCTCGGTGACCGCGTCGGACGACTCGGGCATCGAGAGCGCCGACCTCACGCTGTTCGGCGGCGGCGCCGGCCACGCCCTGCCGCAGGGCAACCCGAAGTGCGTGGCAAAGAGCCCGACGACGTCGACGTGCACGGCGAAGTTCACGCTCGACCCGGACACGGACTTCTTCGACAACGGCCCCGCCGGCACGTGGTACGTCGACGCCCTGGTGACGGCGAACGACATCGACACCATCCTGGCGGAGAAGGCCGGTTCCTTTAAGGTCCAGCGCCAGGCCAAGCTCACGGTGAACGCCTCTCCGGAGCCGATCAAGAAGGGCAAGACGCTCACCGTCACCGGCGCCCTGACCCGTGCCAACTGGGAGACCGGCAAGTACGCGGGCTACACCGGCCAGTCCGCGAAGCTGGAGTTCAAGAAGAAGGGCACCACGACCTACACCGCGGTGAAGACCGTGAAGACCGGCAACAAGGGCAACCTGAAGACCACGGTCAAGGCGTCCGTCGACGGCAGCTACCGCTGGACCTTCGCCGGCAACACGACGACGTCCTCGGTGAAGGCCACCGGCGACGCCGTCGACGTGATCTGA
- a CDS encoding chitinase — MRSRILGLLTATVSAATLLTFASPASAEKTDKADRSSSDKAAAAFIVSESQFDQMFPSRNPFYTYNGLTAALSAYPGFTNTGSDTVRRQEAAAFLANVSHETGGLVHIVEQNQANYPHYCDKTQPYGCPAGNDKYYGRGPIQLSWNFNYKAAGDALGIDLLHNPDLVQNDAAVAWKTGLWYWNTQNGPGTMTPHNAMVNGAGFGETIRSINGSLECNGGNPGQVQSRIDKYKAFTQILGVDPGANLSC, encoded by the coding sequence ATGCGATCTCGCATACTCGGTCTGCTGACCGCCACCGTCTCCGCCGCCACGCTGCTGACGTTCGCTTCGCCGGCGTCGGCCGAGAAGACGGACAAGGCCGACAGGTCCTCGTCCGACAAGGCAGCCGCGGCGTTCATCGTCAGCGAGTCCCAGTTCGACCAGATGTTCCCGAGCCGGAATCCCTTCTACACGTACAACGGCCTCACGGCGGCGCTCAGCGCGTACCCCGGGTTCACGAACACCGGCAGCGACACCGTCCGCAGGCAGGAGGCCGCCGCCTTCCTCGCCAACGTCAGCCACGAGACGGGCGGTCTGGTCCACATCGTGGAGCAGAACCAGGCGAACTACCCGCACTACTGCGACAAGACCCAGCCCTACGGCTGTCCGGCGGGCAACGACAAGTACTACGGCCGCGGCCCGATCCAGCTCAGCTGGAACTTCAACTACAAGGCCGCGGGCGACGCCCTCGGCATCGACCTGCTCCACAACCCCGACCTGGTGCAGAACGACGCGGCCGTCGCCTGGAAGACGGGCCTTTGGTACTGGAACACCCAGAACGGCCCCGGCACCATGACGCCCCACAACGCCATGGTCAACGGCGCCGGATTCGGCGAGACCATCCGCTCCATCAACGGCAGCCTGGAGTGCAACGGCGGCAACCCGGGCCAGGTGCAGAGCCGCATCGACAAGTACAAGGCCTTCACGCAGATCCTCGGCGTCGACCCCGGCGCCAACCTGAGCTGCTGA